The DNA sequence CCCTGGCTCAGATGGTCCGCCCGGATCATGTTGCCGTAGTTGTCCTCGTGGCAGTTCGCGCAGGACAGCTCAAGCTGGCCCGTGCGGGTGTAATAGAGCGCCTTGCCCTGCTCCCACGTCGATTGTGCCGGACCGTCGATGGCCACATTCACCGGCATGCCCCGCGACACCGACGAGATCAGCGCGGTCATATTCACCATGTCGCCGCCGGTGTACTTCCACTTCTCCGCGCCCATCTGGTTCTCGCGGCAATCGTTGATCTGCATCTCAAGCGTGCGCACCTCGCCCGCGGCCGCATTCCACTTCGGATAGACAGGACGCACACCGGCCATGCTCTCGGGACCCTCATGGCAGCTCGCACAGGACTTGCCTTCCGTGCCATCCGCCGTGTTCCAGACCTCTTCGGCCTGCTCCACAAAGATCATGCCGGGGTTGTCAAAGTCATCCGCCTGCATCGCCCGGGTTTCCACCCCGCGGAACAGCCAGCCCGACATCACCTCGTCCACCGCGCCGTCCAGATGCGCCGGCGCCGACGTCCGCGTCACCATCTGCGTCTCTTCATTCAGCACCAGCGTATCATCCGCCGGCTCCGCAAAGGCTGTGCCCGTACTCAGGCCAAAGGCCGCGGCCACCCCAAGTGCTTGCTTCAATCGTATCATGCTGTCCCTCCCTGCGCCGGATTTACCCGATCGCGATCTTCTTCGCCGTCTCGTAAACCGAGCCGTCGTCGTCATACCACGTGAACTTGAACTCACCCGCCTCGGGCACCGTCGCCTCAAACTCAAAAAACGGGTTCGTCGAGATCGCCGGCTCCAGCGTCACATCGATCACGTTCTCG is a window from the Oceanipulchritudo coccoides genome containing:
- the soxA gene encoding sulfur oxidation c-type cytochrome SoxA, producing the protein MIRLKQALGVAAAFGLSTGTAFAEPADDTLVLNEETQMVTRTSAPAHLDGAVDEVMSGWLFRGVETRAMQADDFDNPGMIFVEQAEEVWNTADGTEGKSCASCHEGPESMAGVRPVYPKWNAAAGEVRTLEMQINDCRENQMGAEKWKYTGGDMVNMTALISSVSRGMPVNVAIDGPAQSTWEQGKALYYTRTGQLELSCANCHEDNYGNMIRADHLSQG